One Rossellomorea aquimaris DNA window includes the following coding sequences:
- a CDS encoding efflux RND transporter permease subunit yields MLKAILNRSKITLIFVVLFVVIGVLTFLQLPQREIPETSVNIGTVSTVYPGATVDSVERTVTNPIESSLQSIDGIKEISSSSSAGFSTIIVEVEDGENKKEVFGDVRQAVSDASTSFPDEVFDPEINESTVKMPIVSYHLTSDNKESLLALREEMNRWQEEVKEITGVSSVAVKGLPEEEIVIELKQDELKASGLNPSTVMSAINDEYYPTPLGKQEVDNEVVQLTVDHYSTLDDMKELFVGKDPQGESVYLQDIANIKVAPTEVKDIVSFEGKPSLSFTAFVQSGEDIPSVDEKVSDKVDELAKSLPSDVKLEPYYSQASIVTDIFDGLFMSLAISVVAVILTTALGLTVSGAFVVALAVPISVLMGLIPLPFAGVDLNQISVIGAIIALGILVDDSIVVNDNIQRRYKLGDRALMGAVNGVKEIWVSIVTSSLAIVFTFLPLIFLSGGNGAFIRALPIVLITTIIASTLVALIFVPIMRYLLYSKTTKKVSDAPGLLGKPLNKLADFYADTVLKKFSKRPFVVSAIGLVFTTAIFGLIALTPFEFFPSADREEVTIDVTLPIGTKIEETASTLEDMEQLLKTDEGVYETSAFAGSGLPNLFNSSLSNSGQNTGQLVARVDRENQTAQGLIDEWTDKLREKYPDALIFLETIQQGPPAGAPVTVTVSGPEMEQLIKIRNTISSEIEKLDTDLVVDNVGEMEPTVEYVPNRELLEENGITINQISQQLRLATEGIPMKAFDNGVTKRDMTLVLEGNDEEVDLSSLEVPAETANSAGPPKLISLDELVTPEKREELQLIPHKDGERAITIRAFPENEENYKENVQDIVKDVRESLDDNDYSITLGGENQAQNDFFSEITILFTIVIFLVYLVIALQFNSISLPFLVLVAVYLAIAGAILGLFVTQTPISFLAVMGMVSLTGIVVRNSVVLIEFIEQGLKNGMNVKEAVIESGRTRIRPILLTALTSIVALIPVAVSGDALFTPLAVTIISGIMFSAVLTLIIVPMLYLVFHRFRRRKREA; encoded by the coding sequence ATGTTGAAAGCTATTTTAAACCGTTCCAAAATCACGCTGATTTTCGTCGTGTTGTTTGTGGTTATCGGTGTATTAACTTTCCTACAATTACCACAGCGAGAAATCCCGGAAACTAGCGTAAACATCGGAACGGTCAGCACCGTTTATCCAGGTGCAACCGTTGACTCAGTTGAGAGGACGGTAACCAATCCCATCGAATCTTCCCTCCAGTCGATTGATGGAATTAAAGAAATCAGTTCCTCCTCTTCAGCCGGTTTCTCTACTATCATTGTAGAGGTTGAAGATGGAGAAAACAAAAAAGAAGTGTTTGGAGATGTGCGACAAGCTGTCTCCGATGCATCCACCTCTTTTCCTGATGAGGTATTCGATCCGGAAATTAACGAATCCACGGTGAAAATGCCTATTGTTTCTTATCATCTCACAAGTGATAACAAGGAGTCCCTACTCGCTCTTCGTGAGGAAATGAATCGCTGGCAGGAAGAAGTCAAGGAAATTACTGGTGTCTCCAGTGTAGCGGTAAAAGGATTACCTGAAGAAGAAATTGTTATCGAATTAAAACAGGATGAACTAAAAGCGTCCGGACTCAATCCTTCCACTGTCATGAGTGCGATTAATGACGAATACTATCCCACTCCTCTAGGAAAGCAAGAAGTCGATAACGAAGTCGTTCAATTAACGGTTGATCATTACTCGACTCTTGATGACATGAAAGAGCTTTTTGTTGGTAAGGACCCTCAAGGAGAATCAGTCTATCTACAAGACATCGCCAACATTAAAGTAGCTCCTACAGAAGTTAAAGATATCGTCTCATTTGAAGGAAAGCCATCCCTATCCTTTACAGCATTTGTTCAGTCAGGGGAAGATATCCCTTCAGTAGATGAGAAAGTAAGCGACAAAGTGGATGAACTGGCAAAGTCTCTTCCTTCTGATGTGAAACTTGAACCTTACTACTCTCAGGCTTCGATTGTAACAGACATCTTTGATGGGTTATTTATGTCCCTTGCGATTTCCGTTGTAGCGGTTATTTTGACAACGGCATTAGGACTTACCGTTTCTGGAGCATTTGTAGTTGCATTAGCGGTTCCAATTTCCGTATTGATGGGGTTGATTCCATTACCATTTGCCGGTGTTGACCTTAACCAAATTTCTGTCATTGGTGCCATTATCGCTCTCGGTATCCTTGTGGATGACTCGATTGTTGTGAATGACAATATTCAACGTCGCTACAAGCTTGGTGATCGTGCACTAATGGGTGCAGTAAATGGTGTCAAAGAGATCTGGGTTTCGATCGTGACCTCTTCTCTAGCCATTGTATTCACCTTCCTACCGCTTATTTTCTTATCAGGCGGAAACGGAGCGTTCATTAGAGCATTACCGATAGTTCTGATTACGACAATCATTGCATCGACTCTTGTTGCATTGATCTTTGTTCCAATCATGAGATACCTGCTTTATAGTAAAACAACGAAAAAGGTATCTGATGCTCCAGGTTTACTAGGAAAACCATTGAATAAACTGGCTGACTTTTATGCTGATACTGTCCTAAAGAAGTTTTCAAAGCGACCTTTCGTGGTATCTGCCATCGGCCTTGTCTTCACAACAGCCATCTTTGGCCTGATTGCTCTTACACCATTTGAATTCTTCCCGTCAGCGGACCGTGAAGAAGTAACGATTGATGTAACATTGCCGATCGGCACAAAGATTGAAGAAACAGCGAGCACTTTAGAAGACATGGAACAACTGTTAAAAACAGATGAAGGTGTTTATGAAACCTCTGCTTTTGCCGGTTCAGGATTACCTAACTTATTTAACAGCTCTCTTTCAAATTCCGGTCAAAACACAGGTCAATTAGTCGCGAGAGTCGATCGTGAAAATCAAACAGCTCAAGGTCTGATTGACGAATGGACTGACAAACTGAGAGAAAAATATCCAGATGCGTTGATCTTCTTGGAAACAATCCAGCAAGGTCCACCGGCAGGGGCTCCCGTTACAGTTACGGTTTCTGGTCCTGAGATGGAACAATTAATTAAAATTCGTAATACGATTTCATCTGAAATTGAAAAACTGGATACTGATCTAGTCGTTGATAATGTCGGGGAAATGGAACCAACGGTTGAATATGTTCCTAACCGCGAGCTTCTCGAGGAAAATGGTATTACGATCAATCAGATCAGCCAACAGCTGCGATTGGCTACAGAAGGCATTCCGATGAAAGCCTTTGATAATGGTGTCACAAAACGTGATATGACACTGGTTTTGGAAGGAAATGATGAAGAAGTCGACCTGTCATCACTTGAGGTTCCCGCTGAAACAGCTAATTCTGCTGGACCACCGAAGCTGATTTCTCTTGATGAGCTAGTGACTCCCGAGAAGAGAGAAGAACTACAACTCATCCCTCATAAAGACGGCGAGCGTGCAATCACAATTCGTGCCTTCCCTGAGAATGAGGAGAACTATAAAGAAAATGTACAGGATATAGTGAAAGATGTACGAGAAAGTCTTGATGATAATGACTATTCGATTACACTTGGTGGAGAAAATCAAGCCCAGAATGACTTCTTCTCTGAAATCACCATACTCTTTACAATCGTTATATTCTTAGTGTATTTAGTCATTGCTCTTCAATTTAATTCTATATCACTTCCGTTCTTAGTTCTTGTTGCGGTTTATCTTGCGATTGCAGGTGCTATTCTCGGGTTATTCGTTACTCAAACCCCGATCAGCTTCCTGGCTGTGATGGGTATGGTATCCTTGACCGGGATTGTTGTCAGAAACTCGGTTGTTCTGATTGAATTCATTGAACAAGGATTGAAAAATGGAATGAACGTTAAAGAAGCTGTGATTGAATCAGGACGTACAAGAATCCGTCCAATTCTACTTACAGCACTGACATCGATTGTGGCACTTATTCCAGTTGCAGTCAGCGGAGATGCCCTTTTCACACCACTTGCTGTTACCATTATTTCAGGTATCATGTTCTCAGCTGTATTAACGCTTATCATAGTTCCCATGTTGTATCTTGTCTTCCACCGCTTTAGAAGAAGAAAGCGCGAAGCATAA
- a CDS encoding TetR family transcriptional regulator — protein MDKRKSILESAVELFAEHGYNHTSMQQIAESVGISKGSLYSFFQSKEDLIISIYEHYQQLVFERAFVVGLEGNLPPLERFAKQFQVQFEGILEYKSYMKMHMRGDSSKNSEKLAAMEHRMRGRLFSWLEHNLLEVFGGKIKPYIWDLMWMTQSIYSSYMMLLISTDDALDPSVLGKHLVRQISLLAGDFLEGKSKPLLNDEMMKSFSVSMDREGAFISFEKRENAWKGLYEKINGLSVEHVKYFMNIANRISEECRQAEPDELIIKGLFRLLMDVEELKIEAEELEMQLLPDQ, from the coding sequence TTGGATAAACGTAAATCAATACTCGAATCAGCCGTAGAGCTCTTTGCAGAACACGGATATAATCACACGTCCATGCAGCAAATCGCCGAAAGCGTTGGCATTTCAAAAGGCTCCCTGTATTCATTTTTTCAATCTAAAGAAGATTTAATCATATCAATTTATGAACATTATCAGCAGCTTGTCTTCGAACGGGCTTTTGTCGTCGGACTAGAAGGGAATTTACCACCTCTTGAACGGTTCGCAAAGCAGTTTCAAGTCCAGTTTGAAGGGATACTTGAATATAAGTCATATATGAAGATGCACATGCGGGGAGATTCCTCGAAGAATAGTGAGAAATTGGCTGCAATGGAACACCGTATGAGAGGACGGTTATTTAGCTGGCTCGAGCATAATCTATTAGAAGTATTTGGTGGTAAGATCAAACCTTACATATGGGACCTCATGTGGATGACCCAATCCATCTATTCATCGTATATGATGCTTTTGATTTCTACCGACGATGCCCTTGATCCTTCTGTTCTCGGTAAACATTTAGTTCGACAGATTTCCCTTCTTGCTGGAGACTTTCTTGAAGGTAAGAGCAAGCCATTGTTAAATGATGAGATGATGAAATCATTTTCTGTAAGCATGGATCGGGAAGGTGCCTTCATTTCATTTGAAAAGAGAGAGAATGCCTGGAAGGGATTGTATGAGAAAATAAACGGGTTGAGTGTAGAACATGTCAAGTATTTCATGAATATCGCCAATCGGATTTCAGAGGAATGCCGCCAAGCGGAGCCGGACGAGTTGATCATAAAAGGGTTATTTCGATTGTTGATGGATGTAGAGGAATTGAAAATAGAAGCTGAAGAGTTAGAGATGCAGCTCCTTCCTGATCAATAG